A genomic region of Alphaproteobacteria bacterium contains the following coding sequences:
- the iorA gene encoding indolepyruvate ferredoxin oxidoreductase subunit alpha has translation MKAQPEAASNAERRPNLPRPLTGNEAIARGAWEAGVQVAASYPGTPSTEIMESLATYDAEDLHAQWSTNEKVAMDVAIGASLSGVRALASMKHVGVNVAADSIMSQTYIGVHGGLVLAVCDDPGIHSSQNEQDTRIFCRLANIPALEPSDAQEALDFTRLAFDISEQFDTAVIVRATTRLSHTRSPVLVGERHEHPSKGWVDDSQKTVMIPAYARIRHPELIKREEGLREYFEKSDLTRWEKGETSFGIITHGTCYPYVKEVAPEASVLKLAASYPLPSKVVEEFCASVDRVFVVEELEPVIETEVRALGIAAEGKEFFPRVGELSPEGVRAGLAKAGVMEAPAEVHDWGVTPLVRPPVLCPGCPHTTSYMALRALDARVAGDIGCYTLSAVEPLKSIESTVCMGASIGNAVGIAKSGSEQKPIVATLGDSTFLHAGIPPLIDAVYNQADITVLILDNQITAMTGGQDHPGTGRTLRGDETHKIEYEALCRAVGVEWIRTVDSYDVAAVYQTLREATEYKGVAVVISDRPCVLDPVKLRGPTLAVEAAGCVACQACMNLGCPSISWIDETYEGHRKVAIDGASCIGCTLCAQICPSDCIQPVS, from the coding sequence ATGAAGGCACAGCCCGAGGCTGCCAGCAACGCTGAGCGCCGCCCTAACCTGCCCCGGCCCCTGACCGGCAACGAGGCCATCGCGCGCGGCGCCTGGGAGGCCGGGGTGCAGGTTGCGGCCTCGTATCCGGGAACGCCCAGTACCGAGATCATGGAAAGCCTGGCGACCTACGACGCCGAGGACCTGCACGCCCAGTGGTCGACCAACGAGAAGGTGGCCATGGACGTGGCCATCGGTGCCTCGCTGTCGGGCGTCCGGGCGCTGGCCAGCATGAAGCACGTGGGCGTCAACGTGGCCGCCGATTCGATCATGTCGCAGACCTACATCGGCGTCCACGGCGGCCTGGTGCTGGCGGTTTGCGACGATCCCGGCATCCACTCATCGCAGAATGAACAAGACACCCGGATCTTTTGCCGGCTGGCCAACATCCCGGCGCTGGAACCCTCGGACGCCCAGGAGGCGCTCGACTTCACGCGCCTGGCCTTCGACATCAGCGAGCAGTTCGACACCGCCGTGATCGTGCGCGCCACGACGCGGCTCTCCCACACCCGCAGCCCGGTGCTGGTGGGAGAGCGCCACGAGCATCCCTCCAAGGGCTGGGTCGACGATTCCCAGAAAACGGTGATGATCCCGGCCTATGCCCGCATCCGCCACCCCGAACTGATCAAACGCGAAGAAGGTTTGCGCGAGTATTTCGAAAAGAGCGACCTCACGCGCTGGGAAAAAGGCGAGACCAGCTTCGGCATCATCACCCACGGCACCTGCTACCCCTACGTCAAGGAAGTGGCGCCCGAGGCCAGCGTGCTCAAGCTGGCGGCCTCGTACCCGCTGCCCAGCAAAGTGGTCGAGGAGTTCTGTGCCTCCGTCGACCGCGTCTTCGTGGTCGAGGAACTGGAGCCGGTGATCGAGACCGAGGTGCGGGCACTGGGCATCGCAGCCGAGGGCAAGGAATTCTTTCCCCGCGTCGGCGAGCTTTCGCCCGAGGGCGTGCGCGCCGGATTGGCCAAGGCGGGCGTGATGGAAGCACCGGCCGAGGTTCACGACTGGGGCGTGACGCCGCTGGTCAGGCCGCCGGTACTCTGTCCGGGCTGCCCCCACACCACCAGCTACATGGCGCTGAGGGCGCTCGATGCCCGGGTGGCGGGCGATATCGGCTGCTACACGCTGTCCGCCGTCGAGCCGCTGAAATCCATCGAATCCACGGTCTGCATGGGCGCCAGCATCGGCAACGCCGTGGGCATCGCCAAGTCGGGCAGCGAGCAAAAGCCGATCGTCGCGACGCTGGGCGATTCGACCTTCCTGCATGCCGGCATCCCGCCGCTGATCGACGCCGTCTACAATCAGGCCGACATCACCGTGCTGATCCTCGACAACCAGATCACGGCCATGACCGGCGGCCAGGACCATCCTGGCACCGGCCGCACGCTGCGCGGCGACGAGACCCACAAGATCGAGTACGAAGCTCTCTGCCGCGCCGTTGGCGTCGAATGGATACGCACGGTCGACAGCTACGACGTCGCCGCGGTCTACCAGACGCTGCGCGAGGCCACCGAGTACAAGGGTGTCGCGGTGGTCATCTCCGACCGGCCCTGCGTGCTCGACCCGGTCAAGCTGCGCGGCCCGACGCTGGCGGTCGAGGCCGCCGGCTGCGTCGCCTGCCAGGCCTGCATGAACCTGGGCTGCCCCTCGATCAGCTGGATCGACGAGACCTATGAAGGCCACCGCAAGGTGGCCATCGACGGCGCCAGTTGCATCGGCTGCACGCTGTGCGCCCAGATCTGCCCCAGCGACTGCATCCAGCCCGTGTCATGA
- a CDS encoding putative molybdenum carrier protein, with protein MARRDLRRQPWHRLGLEGLVSGGQTGVDRAALDLALAAGMPCGGWCPRGRWAEDGPLDARYPLRQTPLARVVQRTLWNMRDSDATLVLARHRPQGGWGGSAILTSQAGVARPRLVVDPTADQGPRQASAWLRRHRVRLLNVGGPRASEDEDIYDLARGFLERLLLAPANGDR; from the coding sequence ATGGCTCGGAGGGATCTGCGACGTCAGCCCTGGCACCGGCTCGGCCTGGAGGGTCTGGTCAGCGGCGGCCAAACCGGCGTCGACCGGGCCGCCCTCGATCTGGCGCTGGCCGCCGGCATGCCCTGCGGCGGCTGGTGTCCGAGGGGGCGTTGGGCCGAGGATGGGCCGCTCGATGCGCGCTATCCGTTGCGCCAGACGCCGCTGGCCCGGGTGGTTCAGCGCACGCTTTGGAACATGCGCGACAGCGACGCCACGCTGGTGCTGGCGCGCCATCGGCCGCAGGGGGGATGGGGCGGCAGCGCCATCCTGACCAGCCAGGCCGGTGTCGCCCGGCCGCGCCTGGTGGTCGATCCCACGGCTGACCAGGGGCCGCGCCAGGCCAGCGCCTGGCTTCGCCGCCACCGGGTGCGGCTCTTGAACGTCGGTGGCCCGCGGGCCAGCGAGGACGAGGACATTTATGACCTGGCGCGCGGCTTTCTCGAAAGGCTGCTGCTGGCGCCCGCTAACGGCGATCGCTAG
- a CDS encoding MFS transporter — translation MPPARAQGTTLVVVMCLTQATGLLGMGVLPALLPGFITEWSLSGTQAGWLNGIFFGGYMVSVIVLVSLTDRIDARFVVLGSTALSFLSLLAFGFLAEGFWSALALRALHGVGFAGSYMPGLKVLTDRLETDDPSRGVAFYTASYAIGGALSFYFAGKIDALWGWPVAFGVSSLGGLVAFLLVWLGTAPKPVVRDHEAPLLLDFRPVFRNRAAVGYMLAYALHTAEMMAAMSWTVAFLTFAAALQPAAALGWSITLIGAVASVVGLPASVLGNEGARRFGRRRFISVVMVVSALCGAGIGFAATLWFPLLVGFCILYSAVIAADSASLTAGTVMAARPEQRGATMAVHSFVGFGGGFMGPLAFGAMLDLAGGADVVASWGIAFAIVALATIAGPFFLARFSGGDEIRG, via the coding sequence ATGCCACCAGCGCGCGCCCAGGGCACCACGCTTGTCGTGGTGATGTGCCTGACCCAGGCCACGGGGCTCTTGGGCATGGGGGTGCTGCCGGCGCTGCTGCCCGGCTTCATCACTGAGTGGTCGCTCTCGGGCACCCAAGCAGGATGGCTCAACGGCATCTTTTTCGGTGGCTACATGGTCTCGGTGATCGTGCTGGTCAGCCTCACCGACCGCATCGACGCCCGCTTCGTGGTGCTGGGCTCGACGGCGCTTTCCTTCCTATCGCTGCTCGCCTTCGGCTTCTTGGCCGAGGGTTTCTGGTCGGCGCTGGCGCTGCGGGCGCTGCACGGCGTTGGCTTCGCCGGCAGCTACATGCCCGGGCTCAAGGTGCTGACCGACCGGCTGGAGACCGACGATCCCTCGCGCGGCGTCGCCTTCTATACCGCCAGCTATGCCATCGGGGGCGCGCTGAGCTTCTATTTCGCCGGTAAGATCGACGCCCTTTGGGGCTGGCCGGTGGCCTTCGGAGTGTCGTCGCTGGGGGGGCTTGTGGCTTTTCTGCTGGTCTGGCTGGGGACGGCGCCCAAGCCGGTGGTGCGCGACCACGAGGCGCCGCTGCTGCTCGATTTTCGGCCGGTCTTCAGGAATCGCGCCGCCGTCGGCTACATGCTGGCCTATGCCCTGCATACCGCCGAGATGATGGCCGCCATGTCGTGGACGGTGGCGTTCCTGACCTTCGCTGCCGCGTTGCAGCCGGCGGCGGCGCTGGGCTGGAGCATCACTCTGATCGGTGCCGTGGCCTCGGTCGTCGGTCTGCCGGCCAGCGTGCTGGGCAATGAAGGGGCGCGGCGTTTCGGGCGGCGGCGTTTTATCTCGGTGGTGATGGTTGTGTCGGCTCTGTGCGGTGCCGGCATCGGTTTTGCGGCTACCCTGTGGTTTCCGCTGCTGGTCGGCTTCTGCATCCTCTACAGCGCCGTGATCGCCGCCGATTCGGCCTCGCTGACGGCCGGCACGGTGATGGCGGCCAGGCCCGAACAGCGTGGCGCCACAATGGCCGTGCATTCCTTCGTCGGCTTCGGCGGTGGCTTCATGGGGCCGCTAGCTTTCGGCGCCATGCTCGACCTGGCCGGCGGTGCCGACGTGGTGGCCTCGTGGGGGATCGCTTTCGCCATCGTCGCGCTCGCCACCATCGCCGGGCCCTTTTTCCTCGCTCGCTTTTCGGGCGGCGACGAAATTAGGGGCTGA
- a CDS encoding TAXI family TRAP transporter solute-binding subunit — MKHVMTTSLRLAAAGILAGGLLTTAAVAEVFKVTSIAPGMSPFVVNTAISKVVNKYVDGVDFQVRATGAATKHFVDAAKGSVDFLFGSPTINWLLVNHFGPYKKFTNGPELEKHIGMIFSYQIGPYHYVTRADSGIKTLADLKGKKVFAGPPGGAAKGVVLRALKQTVGLTAKDMDVQSFGFDAAIQAFQDDKIDVIVLPTNVPSPSIQQFALTKKIRILDVNVDKMKINKAIGGTVNTIQPGAYGSSQVNDTATRTHGAVVNFSAGMHVDADVVYRVTKAIWQHLGEIHETAQWMPSTITRELGLELVASRLHPGAERYYKEKGWTIPEPVVFKPRK, encoded by the coding sequence ATGAAACACGTCATGACCACATCGCTCAGATTGGCTGCTGCCGGCATTCTGGCCGGGGGTTTGCTTACGACCGCCGCGGTAGCGGAAGTCTTCAAAGTCACCTCGATTGCACCCGGGATGTCGCCTTTTGTCGTCAACACGGCCATCTCGAAGGTCGTCAACAAGTACGTCGACGGGGTCGACTTCCAGGTCCGGGCGACCGGGGCGGCCACCAAGCACTTCGTCGACGCGGCCAAAGGTTCGGTCGATTTCCTGTTTGGCTCGCCGACCATCAACTGGCTGCTGGTCAACCACTTCGGCCCCTACAAGAAATTCACCAACGGTCCCGAGCTGGAAAAGCACATCGGCATGATCTTCTCGTATCAGATCGGCCCCTATCACTACGTGACCAGGGCCGATTCCGGGATCAAGACGCTTGCCGATCTCAAGGGCAAGAAGGTCTTTGCCGGTCCTCCCGGTGGCGCCGCCAAGGGCGTCGTGTTGCGGGCGCTCAAGCAGACGGTGGGTCTCACGGCCAAGGACATGGACGTGCAAAGCTTCGGCTTCGACGCCGCCATTCAGGCTTTCCAGGACGACAAGATCGACGTGATCGTGCTGCCCACCAATGTGCCTTCTCCATCCATCCAGCAATTCGCTCTGACGAAAAAGATCCGCATCCTCGATGTCAACGTCGACAAGATGAAGATCAACAAGGCCATCGGTGGCACGGTCAATACAATCCAGCCAGGGGCCTATGGCTCCAGTCAGGTCAACGACACGGCGACCAGAACACATGGTGCCGTGGTGAATTTCTCCGCCGGTATGCATGTCGACGCCGACGTCGTCTATCGGGTCACCAAAGCGATTTGGCAGCACCTCGGGGAGATACACGAAACCGCCCAGTGGATGCCCTCGACGATTACCCGCGAGCTGGGCCTCGAACTGGTCGCCAGCCGGCTGCACCCGGGCGCCGAGAGGTACTACAAGGAAAAGGGCTGGACGATTCCGGAACCGGTCGTTTTCAAGCCAAGGAAATAG